The following are from one region of the Primulina eburnea isolate SZY01 chromosome 17, ASM2296580v1, whole genome shotgun sequence genome:
- the LOC140818662 gene encoding pectinesterase inhibitor 3-like, with the protein MATTLDLSFSILLLLILLLSPLLQTTQADKNDLVRSSCVHASYPDICLRTLSSYGGSASTPRDLALAAVRVSIARVRRASDFLSNLKGIARRERGALTDCVEQMGDSVEELSKTLSALKNLRRGGDFRWQMSNAETWVSAALSNEETCLDGFKDISGHVRSDVRRSMTNVARVTSNALYLINLLDGRR; encoded by the coding sequence ATGGCAACAACCCTCGATCTCTCATTCTCCATCCTCCtcctcctcatcctcctcctCTCACCGCTACTTCAGACAACCCAAGCAGACAAAAACGACCTAGTCCGCTCCTCCTGCGTCCACGCCAGCTACCCCGACATCTGCCTGCGGACCCTCTCCTCCTACGGCGGCTCCGCCAGCACCCCCCGCGACCTCGCTCTGGCGGCGGTGAGGGTGAGCATCGCCCGCGTGCGAAGGGCCTCTGATTTCCTCTCCAACCTGAAGGGCATCGCGAGAAGAGAGCGTGGAGCCCTCACCGACTGCGTGGAGCAGATGGGGGACTCCGTGGAGGAGCTGAGCAAGACTCTCTCGGCCCTGAAGAACCTCCGCCGCGGCGGAGATTTCCGGTGGCAGATGAGCAATGCGGAGACGTGGGTCAGCGCCGCGTTGAGCAACGAGGAAACTTGCCTCGACGGATTCAAGGATATCAGCGGACATGTACGCTCCGACGTGCGGCGGAGCATGACGAACGTGGCCAGAGTTACCAGTAATGCGCTGTATCTCATCAACCTTCTCGACGGAAGACGATAA
- the LOC140817804 gene encoding 3-oxoacyl-[acyl-carrier-protein] synthase II, chloroplastic-like — MTFGHSQSRDGFVLGERDGVLLREELEHVKDFKTPFGSKCKKSGISMHVAAYVYFKRALPNSGVSKEDVNYVNANATSARSGDFEEYRALVHCFGKNREVP; from the exons ATGACTTTTGGTCATTCACAGAGTCGTGATGGATTTGTTTTGGGAGAAAGGGATGGTGTATTGCTTCGGGAGGAACTTGAACATGTTAAGGATTTTAAAACTCCATTTGGTTCAAAA TGCAAGAAGTCGGGAATCTCAATGCACGTGGCCGCTTATGTTTATTTCAAAAGG GCTCTACCTAATTCAGGTGTATCTAAGGAAGATGTGAATTATGTTAATGCAAATGCAACATCCGCTCGATCTGGCGATTTTGAGGAGTATCGAGCCCTTGTTCATTGTTTTGGGAAGAATCGTGAGGTTCCCTga